In the Manis javanica isolate MJ-LG chromosome 14, MJ_LKY, whole genome shotgun sequence genome, one interval contains:
- the LOC140846262 gene encoding olfactory receptor 14A16-like, giving the protein MKNISVVAEFLLLGFSGPSRLQFLQSGIFVVIYLLALVGNGLIVTIASLDPCLCTPMYFFLKNLSLSDVCLMSSTVPKTVANSLTHINSISFSGCVMQVFLVPFAAVAELFLLTAMSIDRYTAICHPLHYELIMNRGQCVHMVTLSWLSSGLISIIHTAGTFSLTYCGPNEIQQFFCDIPQLLAITCSENVTAEIVLILINAVLDLCCFICIIISYTYIFSTVRKIPSTEGRSKAYSTCLPHLVVVVLFLSTAFIAYLKPILGSTSVTDHVLSSFYILLPPSLNPIIYSLRNKAMRAALEKLITKKLWVREYHFSPRIKAFYS; this is encoded by the coding sequence ATGAAGAATATCTCAGTGGTGGCAGAATTTCTTCTCTTGGGTTTTTCTGGACCATCGAGGCTTCAGTTTTTACAATCTGGGATCTTTGTAGTCATCTACCTGTTGGCCCTAGTGGGGAATGGCCTCATTGTCACCATAGCATCCTTGGATCCCTGCCTGtgcacacccatgtacttcttcttAAAGAATCTGTCCCTTTCTGATGTTTGCCTCATGTCTTCCACTGTGCCCAAAACTGTTGCCAACTCCTTGACCCACATCAATTCCATCTCATTCTCTGGCTGTGTCATGCAGGTCTTCCTGGTGCCTTTTGCGGCAGTGGCAGAGCTGTTCCTGCTCACAGCGATGTCCATTGACCGCTATACTGCCATCTGCCATCCTCTGCACTATGAGCTCATAATGAACAGGGGCCAGTGTGTGCATATGGTGACTCTGTCCTGGCTCAGCAGTGGCTTGATATCCATTATACATACAGCAGGAACCTTCTCCCTAACTTACTGTGGGCCCAATGAAATCCAGCAATTCTTTTGTGACATTCCCCAGTTGTTAGCTATTACTTGCTCAGAGAATGTAACTGCAGAAATCGTGCTCATTCTTATTAATGCAGTCTTGGACTTATGTTGCTTTATCTGCATCATAATCTCATACACATACATCTTCTCCACTGTCAGAAAGATTCCATCCACAGAAGGACGGTCAAAAGCCTATTCCACTTGCCTCCCACACCTGGTAGTGGTTGTACTTTTTCTCTCAACTGCTTTTATTGCTTATCTGAAACCTATCTTAGGGTCTACATCGGTCACTGATCATGTTCTATcatctttctatattttgttgCCGCCTTCCCTTaatcccatcatatacagcctaaGAAACAAAGCCATGAGAGCTGCTTTGGAGAAGCTGATCACTAAGAAGCTCTGGGTGAGGGAATATCATTTTTCTCCAAGAATaaaggcattttattcttaa